A part of Candida albicans SC5314 chromosome 2, complete sequence genomic DNA contains:
- a CDS encoding exosome non-catalytic core subunit (Ortholog(s) have role in U1 snRNA 3'-end processing, U4 snRNA 3'-end processing and U5 snRNA 3'-end processing, more) yields MSKELSLNQKNYLIQALKSNIRLSTSTNTGGSRKFNQFRPIDIKLSNTRYGSVELSLGKTKVMVNITSRITEPYQDRPFEGIMTINCEIPNHIKLQSNDTTNNNNDNEDEFINLINRALDRAIRRSNAVDLENLCIIAGEKVWELIIDLQVLNYDGNLIDSGCLAIITALLDFKKPDVTINNNNTSNSSSTSGGGGNIIVHDDEMKRPFIELSILHIPICLTFSLFNLGSKETNLKTNDIDQEIWLLDGDAMEESCRDGYLIMTMNQNHELIQLSKIGGGGNNGGVSIDGQQLINLCHESIDEINRLTNLVKSTVKNHQLNRYNNENYKLLESSADR; encoded by the coding sequence ATGTCGAaagaattatcattaaatcaaaaaaattatttaatacaAGCATTAAAATCGAATATTCGATTATCAACTTCTACCAATACTGGTGGATCACgaaaattcaatcaatttcgACCAATTGACATCAAATTATCCAACACTAGATATGGATCAGTAGAATTATCATTAGGTAAAACCAAAGTCATGGTAAATATTACATCAAGAATCACTGAACCATATCAAGATCGTCCATTTGAAGGAATCATGACCATAAATTGTGAAATACCTAATCATATTAAACTTCAATCTAATGatactactaataataataacgataatgaagatgaatttataaatttgattaatcGAGCATTAGATCGAGCTATACGTAGATCAAATGCAGttgatttagaaaatttATGTATTATAGCTGGAGAAAAAGTTTGGgaattaattattgatttacaAGTATTAAATTATGATGgtaatttgattgatagTGGATGTTTAGCCATAATTACTGCATTACTCGATTTTAAAAAACCCGACGTcacaatcaataataacaatactAGTAATAGTTCTTCTactagtggtggtggtggtaatatTATAGTtcatgatgatgaaatgaAACGAccatttattgaattatcaatattacaTATTCCAATATGTTTAACATTCCTGTTATTTAATCTTGGAAGTAAAGAAACTAATTTAAAAactaatgatattgatcaagaaatttgGTTATTAGATGGTGATGCCATGGAAGAATCGTGTCGTGATGGATATTTGATCATGACaatgaatcaaaatcatgaattaattcaattgagtAAAAtcggtggtggtggtaataaTGGTGGTGTATCTATAGATGGTCAACAACTAATTAATTTATGTCATGAATCAATCGATGAAATTAATCGATTGACCAATTTGGTTAAATCAACGGTAaagaatcatcaattgaatagatataataatgaaaattataaattattagaatcaaGTGCAGATAGATAA
- the GLO2 gene encoding hydroxyacylglutathione hydrolase (Ortholog(s) have hydroxyacylglutathione hydrolase activity, role in methylglyoxal catabolic process to D-lactate via S-lactoyl-glutathione and cytosol, mitochondrion, nucleus localization) yields the protein MYLRSIFKSTIRKMHIESIPMRWGHGDNYAYLVVDTPTKQAWLIDSAQPDEVLEYFKKHKTDFNLKAIVNTHHHYDHSDGNPFFHKKYPDLPIIAGKDSPLVTYTPSDKETLELGEDLTITALHTPCHTQDSICYFVQDKKTNEKAVFTGDTLFISGCGRFFEGTGKEMNYSLNQVLAKLPKETKVYPGHEYTKSNVKFSQTVLSNEAIKELAEYCKSHEHTTGKFTIGDELQFNPFMKLTDPQVINSTGLTSPDEIMDKLRTMKNNM from the coding sequence ATGTATTTAagatcaatttttaaatcaacaattcgAAAAATGCatattgaatcaattcCTATGAGATGGGGCCATGGTGACAACTATGCCTACTTGGTGGTTGATACACCTACAAAACAGGCATGGTTGATCGACTCTGCCCAACCTGATGAAGTTCTTGAGTACTTTAAGAAACATAAAactgatttcaatttgaaagcAATTGTTAATACACATCATCATTATGATCATTCGGATGGGAATCCATTTTTCCACAAAAAGTATCCGGATTTGCCAATTATTGCTGGTAAGGATTCGCCATTAGTTACATATACACCTTCTGATAAGGAAACACTTGAATTAGGAGAGGACCTCACGATTACTGCCTTGCACACTCCTTGCCATACACAAGATTCAATCTGTTACTTTGTGCAAGATAAGAAAACTAACGAGAAAGCTGTCTTTACTGGTGATACTCTCTTTATAAGTGGCTGTGGTAGATTTTTCGAGGGTACAGGTAAAGAAATGAACTACTCGCTCAATCAAGTGTTGGCTAAATTGCCCAAGGAAACTAAGGTTTATCCGGGCCATGAATACACCAAGTCAAATGTGAAATTTTCACAAACAGTATTGAGTAATGAAGCAATAAAAGAATTGGCTGAATATTGCAAGTCCCATGAACATACTACTGGTAAATTTACTATTGGTGATGAATTGCAGTTTAACCCGTTTATGAAACTTACTGATCCCCAGGTGATTAACAGCACTGGATTAACTCTGCCTGACGAAATAATGGATAAATTACGTACCATGAAGAATAATATGTAA
- a CDS encoding uncharacterized protein (Protein of unknown function; transcript detected on high-resolution tiling arrays) codes for MVYHLQNNLKSAHSTYESKVIIHVTTSRRDFWGWSVFFAPLSSPPPPSPVTTTNTTTSTTFVTVTTAALQTNSDHHQPQQKHSQSRQKKKNNETGKRKAKAKGERKKKISQEERKKNSTKNKIQIIIKRLYITTSNNKNRISSYTTLQNSYYLLPTFIKLKRRLIFIHLPTIKDDQNLLVFNKIICFPPHFLSLYCVFLFGFIILIRLNYNKK; via the coding sequence ATGGTCTATCATTTGCAAAATAACTTAAAGTCGGCACATTCAACATATGAATCCAAAGTAATTATTCACGTGACTACTCTGAGGCGTGACTTTTGGGGTTGGAGCGTATTTTTTGCGCCACTTTCCTCTCCTCCTCCCCCTTCGCCTgtaaccaccaccaacactACCACTAGCACTACTTTTGTTACCGTCACTACCGCCGCACTACAAACCAACAGCGACCACCACCAACCACAACAGAAACATTCACAAtcaagacaaaaaaaaaagaacaacgAAACcggaaaaagaaaagcgAAAGCAAAaggagaaagaaagaagaaaatctCTCaggaagaaagaaaaaaaaactcaacgaaaaacaaaatacaaatcatcatcaaaagATTATATATCACAACttccaataataaaaatcgAATTTCATCATATACAACACTTCAAAACTCATACTACCTTTTACCCACCTTCATCAAACTTAAAAGAAGACTCATTTTCATCCATCTACCAACTATAAAAGACGATCAAAACTTGCTTGTTTTCAATAAGATTATTTGTTTCCCCCCCCATTTTTTGTCCTTGTATtgtgtttttctttttggtttcaTAATTTTAATCAGATTGAATTACAATAAAAAGTGA
- the SLP2 gene encoding Slp2p (Protein similar to stomatin mechanoreception protein), whose translation MLSQIISKPNVYRQSGHVFYRQFTNRGPLSLLSSTTPTTPTTTPPPPPPPSPPRSSSSVQPTSSTSSSIATSIFPSTTTSTSTITPPTFFQTKPLPTNTIIKFVPQEEAWIVERMGKFHRILPPGLAILAPIIDKISYVQNLKEMALELPLQNAITLDNVKIKLNGIIYIKIIDPYKASYGIDDYKYSILKLIESRLNLQIGKLELSKILKNRELLNDLIVKIINEAAMENWGIECIRFEIKDIIPPQNVVDNYIDKFINLQK comes from the coding sequence ATGTTATCACAAATAATATCTAAACCAAATGTTTATCGTCAATCAGGACATGTTTTCTACCGTCAATTTACAAATCGTGGACCTTTGTCGTTATTAAGTTCAACCACTCCTACCACACCTACTACTACTCCTCCACCACCGCCACCTCCATCTCCACCTcgttcttcatcatcagtaCAACCTACTTCTTCTACTTCAAGTAGTATCGCCACTTCAATTTTCccttcaacaacaacatcaactaGTACTATTACCCCACCAACATTTTTCCAAACCAAACCATTACCAACCAatactattattaaatttgtaCCACAAGAAGAAGCTTGGATAGTAGAAAGAATGGGTAAGTTCCATCGTATTTTGCCTCCTGGATTAGCTATTTTAGCCCctataattgataaaatcaGTTATgttcaaaatttaaaagaaatggCATTAGAATTACCATTACAAAATGCTATTACATTAGATAATgtgaaaattaaattaaatggaataatatatattaaaatcattgatcCATATAAAGCAAGTTATGGAATTGACGATTATAAATATTCtatattaaaattaattgaatcaagattaaatttacaaattggtaaattagaattatcgaaaattttgaaaaatcgggaattattaaatgatttaattgttaaaattattaatgaagCAGCAATGGAAAATTGGGGGATTGAATGTattagatttgaaattaaagataTTATCCCACCACAAAATGTTGTGgataattatattgataaatttatcaatttacaaaaataa
- a CDS encoding uncharacterized protein (Ortholog(s) have cytoplasm localization), translating into MQQETNNTQYVSNNKHSEESSRKISRSVVKLVPPLNFSLVENGIYRSGFPMPINYPFLKQLRLKTIIYLGDLGNQTSKKGKKKDKHGTAEIMNNYLDWIKNDTEIRFYNLLFESSQEPFNKPDDIQQATQSLTFALQLILNKENYPILIHSNKGKHRTGVLIGIMRKVLQGWCLSGIFEEYEKFAMGKSEYDLELIELWQPELYIDDANKPDFVRI; encoded by the coding sequence ATGCAACAGGAAACTAACAACACACAATATgtatcaaataataaacacTCAGAGGAATCTAGTCGAAAAATACTGAGGCTGGTTGTTAAATTGGTGCCGCCATTGAATTTCTCACTAGTAGAAAATGGAATCTATCGATCAGGGTTCCCAATGCCTATAAATTACCCATTCTTAAAGCAATTGAGACTAAAAACTATAATATATTTGGGTGATCTCGGTAATCAGACCTCAAAGAAAGGCAAGAAAAAAGATAAGCATGGTACAGCAGAAATAATGAACAATTATCTAGATTGGATCAAGAATGATACCGAAATCCGGTTCTACAacttattatttgaatcgTCACAAGAGCCATTCAATAAACCGGACGATATCCAACAAGCCACCCAGAGCTTGACTTTTGCATTGCAGTTGATTCtaaataaagaaaactaTCCCATTTTGATTCACTCAAATAAAGGCAAACATCGTACTGGTGTCTTGATTGGAATAATGAGAAAGGTTTTACAGGGTTGGTGTCTAAGTGGAATTTTTGAAGAATACGAGAAATTCGCCATGGGGAAATCAGAATACGATTTGGAATTAATTGAACTATGGCAGCCAGAATTGTACATAGACGATGCTAACAAGCCTGATTTTGTTAGGATATAG
- the DDR48 gene encoding DNA damage-responsive protein 48 (Immunogenic stress-associated protein; filamentation regulated; induced by benomyl/caspofungin/ketoconazole or in azole-resistant strain; Hog1, farnesol, alkaline repressed; stationary phase enriched; Spider, flow model biofilm induced) has protein sequence MVFGFGKDDDKDKNDRRDNDSYGSSNRRNNDDSYGSSSFGSSNDDDNSYGSSNKRSNDSYGSSNTDSYGSSNRRDNDSYGSSNNDSYGSSKTDSYGSSNRSGNDSYGSSNNDSYGSSNRKGNDSYGSSNTDSYGSSNTDSYGSSNTDSYGSSNKRGNDSYGSSNDDSYGSSNDDSYGSSNRRGNDSYGSSNDDSYGSSNRRGNSDSYGSSDY, from the coding sequence ATGGTTTTCGGTTTCGGTAAAGACGACGACAAAGACAAGAACGACAGAAGAGATAACGATTCTTACGGATCTTCTAACAGAAGAAACAACGACGACTCTTATGgatcttcttcatttggCTCTTCCAATGACGATGACAACTCTTACGGTTCTTCCAACAAGAGAAGTAACGATTCATATGGTTCCTCCAACACTGATTCCTACGGTTCCTCCAACAGAAGAGACAATGATTCATATGGTTCATCTAACAATGATTCCTATGGTTCCTCCAAGACCGACTCATATGGCTCTTCTAACAGAAGTGGCAATGATTCCTACGGATCTTCTAACAATGATTCTTATGGCTCTTCTAACAGAAAAGGTAACGACTCATATGGCTCCTCAAACACTGACAGTTACGGTTCTTCCAATACTGACTCATATGGATCTTCTAACACTGACTCCTATGGCTCTTCCAACAAAAGAGGTAACGACTCATACGGTTCTTCTAATGATGACTCTTATGGTTCTTCTAATGATGACTCTTATGGTTCTTCTAATAGAAGAGGTAATGATTCCTACGGTTCTTCAAATGATGATTCATACGGTTCCTCAAACAGAAGAGGTAACAGTGACTCCTATGGATCTTCTGACTATTAA
- a CDS encoding uncharacterized protein (Putative ribonuclease H2 subunit; required for RNase H2 activity; repressed in Spider biofilms by Bcr1, Tec1, Brg1, Rob1), which translates to MDKESKVIILPKTNSSSEFKIINLPNPTNLTTTKSYLLHHNEDSNNQLYELNIIGGEDDNDGNDDEKTDNGNAGTKNKGQKPKSKLKSENSIKSLIFEPGYVLQSPKIIISNKFNLSYLLISLFSNINQQKSQQQSQQSSLSSENLFNDNFKSLEDLKDQLLNEYREDTNNNDWVLEIPDQLYHQSLINLCDVITENIDESFYRFDLSKILHWLNEKVLALQKYILTNDNSILTKLKLELNPSMSNNNIEDQLLNDLGLLYSIDYIFNSYLDDGVNSFLRQKLLEEFKYDFTRVLKHIDDLKIQQSLIENVLESNLKSTTNNTKSSSTKKKPATGTTNKKVKRGAIDSFFKKAK; encoded by the coding sequence ATGGATAAAGAAAGTAAAGTTATAATATTACCAAAGACCAATTCTAGTAGTGAATTCAAGATTATCAATCTTCCAAATCCAACCAAtttgacaacaacaaaatcataTCTATTGCACCATAATGAAGACagtaataatcaattgtacgaattgaatattattGGTGGTGAAGATGACAACGACGGCAACGACGATGAGAAAACTGATAATGGCAATGCTGGcacaaaaaataaaggtCAAAAAcctaaatcaaaattaaaatcagaaaattccataaaatcattaatttttgaaCCAGGTTATGTTTTGCAATCACCGAAAATTATCATATCGAATAAATTCAATCTCagttatttattgatttcattatttctgaatataaatcaacaaaagtCTCAACAGCAGTCACAacaatcatcattatcttcaGAGAACttatttaatgataattttaaaagtttggaagatttgaaagatCAATTGTTAAATGAATACAGGGAAgatacaaataataatgattggGTATTAGAAATTCCTGATCAATTATATCATCAAAGTTTGATAAATCTATGTGATGTAATAActgaaaatattgatgaatcatTTTATCGATTCGATTTAAGCAAAATTTTACATTGGTTGAATGAGAAAGTCTTAGCATTGCAAAAATATATCCTTACGAATGATAATAGCAtattaacaaaattgaaattggaaTTAAATCCATCAATgtcaaacaacaatatagAAGAccaattattgaatgatCTAGGTTTGTTATATTCCATTGATtacattttcaatagtTATTTGGATGATGGTGTCAACAGTTTCTTGAGAcaaaaattgttggaaGAATTTAAATATGATTTTACTCGAGTTTTGAAAcatattgatgatttgaagATTCAACAGagtttaattgaaaatgttttaGAAAGTAATTTGAAATCTACCACAAATAATACTAAATCTTCCAGtaccaaaaagaaacctGCAACTGGTACAACTAATAAAAAGGTCAAACGTGGAGCCATTGATAgctttttcaaaaaagcTAAATAA
- the KIS1 gene encoding Kis1p (Snf1p complex scaffold protein; similar to S. cerevisiae Gal83p and Sip2p with regions of similarity to Sip1p (ASC and KIS domain); interacts with Snf4p; mutants are hypersensitive to caspofungin and hydrogen peroxide; Hap43p-repressed gene), giving the protein MLSPKSTNQEAPATAPLDDINTTKDVSMVDVSKAEGENQQPPRRKSTIILTDEIDLDRMNIDNKESDKSNEQGDKMHIDRSLSNLNQQQHSQSSQSEPSQPEQQQQQQQQQQQQQQQPVAPDANIAVPVDIKWVQGGQKVYVTGSFTGWRKMIGLVKQPDDNFMITLGLPVGTHRFRFVVDNELRFSDFLPTATDQMGNFVNYIEITPENVQQHLLQEKEESNNESQQQELEKQQAKTGDKTSSQQASRRSSVSRSRSNSMWGLTNDDDDMGDGYSRYHDDESNALDEKTYQYIKDIPPIFTDPKVMEQYYVAIDKQSRNNNGQQQAWLHPPQLPPHLESVILNNFNNTENNSGALPIPNHVVLNHLATTSIKHNTLAVASIVRYKRKYLTQVLYAPLQQASSSSTTQEQQS; this is encoded by the coding sequence ATGCTCAGTCCAAAATCTACAAATCAGGAGGCGCCAGCAACTGCACCTTTGGATGATATAAATACTACTAAAGATGTGTCCATGGTTGATGTGAGTAAAGCAGAAGGAGAAAATCAACAACCTCCGAGAAGAAAATCTACAATAATATTGACcgatgaaattgatttagatAGAAtgaatattgataataagGAATCGGATAAGAGTAATGAGCAGGGGGATAAAATGCATATTGACCGATCCTTATCGAACTTGAATCAGCAACAGCATTCACAATCTTCCCAGTCAGAACCCTCCCAACCAgaacagcaacagcagcagcagcagcaacaacaacaacaacaacaacaacctgTTGCACCAGATGCCAATATTGCTGTTCCCGTGGATATCAAATGGGTCCAAGGTGGTCAAAAAGTCTATGTAACTGGTTCATTCACGGGATGGAGAAAAATGATTGGGTTAGTAAAACAACCCGATGATAATTTTATGATTACTTTAGGGTTACCAGTTGGAACACATCGTTTCAGATTTGTGGTTGATAATGAGTTGAGGTTTTCCGACTTTTTACCTACAGCCACAGATCAAATGGGCAATTTTGtgaattatattgaaatcaCTCCCGAAAATGTTCAACAACACCtattacaagaaaaagaggaaaGCAACAATGAGTCACAACAGCAAGAGCTTGAGAAACAGCAAGCAAAAACGGGCGATAAGACATCCAGCCAACAAGCTTCGCGTAGATCTTCGGTATCTCGATCAAGAAGTAATTCCATGTGGGGGTTGACtaatgacgatgatgatatgGGTGACGGTTATTCAAGATACCATGATGATGAAAGCAATGCATTGGATGAAAAAACCTATCAGTATATCAAAGATATCCCACCAATTTTCACTGATCCAAAGGTGATGGAGCAGTATTATGTGGCCATTGATAAGCAATCGAGGAATAATAATGGACAACAGCAAGCATGGTTACATCCACCACAATTACCACCTCATTTAGAAAGTGttattttaaataatttcaataatactGAGAATAATAGTGGTGCATTGCCCATTCCAAACCACGTTGTGTTGAATCATTTGGCCACGACATCGATCAAGCACAATACACTTGCTGTGGCCTCTATCGTGAGATACAAAAGAAAGTATTTGACACAAGTTTTATACGCACCACTACAACAAGCTTCACTGTCTTCCACAACACAAGAGCAGCAACTGTGA
- the MIT1 gene encoding mannosylinositol phosphorylceramide synthase catalytic subunit (Mannosylinositol phosphorylceramide (MIPC) synthase catalytic subunit; sphingolipid biosynthesis; fluconazole, caspofungin induced; macrophage-repressed; Spider biofilm induced), which produces MRKELKCIIWAHVGLIVYLLYLSFDLLSLLNDDIFSDALLDVEINPNPSTSLNKPAIIPKIIHQTYKTTDIPEIWKPGQQACINLHQDDYQYFLWTDESAREFINKEFNWFIDTWDNYKYPIQRADAIRYFALYYYGGIYIDLDDGCKRKLDPLLTVPAFVRKTAPTGISNDVMGSVPNHPFFLKVIQDLEKYQRNWLVPYITIMMSTGPLFLSIMWKQYKRWGVPEAGKVRILLPQNYKGTTSSYFAIVRGSSWHMGDANFIKSLGDHLVLAVIGGFLLGLLILFVEYLFYSWVISSQCKRLTSKLLSFTWAILMGVLRFFHLDKLLSKCDFWSRSTKYEEMLLPKDSNDLKNINNNNTSNNNTNGGDSNNNDKSDYNNNDNNNNNINNHTGKTRLSSIFNILGGKTKVKRRNRKDSNLPIEIDVLSKLLDDTVIIDASTTETPTNPVSPTPSPISPTINSRTSNNELLIPTNNNNNNNNNNNDNTNNVNNINNRTTCDDQSTLLPYSTRLSSSSSSSSSSPSSSTSSLPSHETIMKLNNDIV; this is translated from the coding sequence ATGagaaaagaattgaaatgcATTATTTGGGCCCATGTTGGTCTAATTGTTTATctattatatttatcatttgatttactttcattattaaatgatgatattttCAGTGATGCATTATTAGACGTTGAAATTAATCCTAACCCTAGCACTTCATTAAATAAACCAGCCATTATTCCTAAGATTATCCATCAAACTTATAAAACTACTGATATTCCAGAAATTTGGAAACCAGGTCAACAAGCTTGTATCAATCTTCATCAAGAcgattatcaatatttcttATGGACTGATGAACTGGCTCGtgaattcatcaataagGAATTCAACTGGTTTATTGATACTTGggataattataaatatccTATTCAACGAGCAGACGCTATACGTTATTTTGCCTTGTATTATTACGGTGGGATCTATATTGATTTAGATGACGGTTGTAAACGTAAATTAGATCCATTACTCACGGTACCAGCTTTTGTTCGTAAAACTGCCCCCACGGGGATCTCCAATGATGTTATGGGAAGTGTTCCTAATCatcctttctttttgaaagtAATTCaagatttagaaaaatatCAACGTAATTGGTTGGTGCCGTACATCACCATTATGATGTCAACAGGtccattatttttatcGATCATGTGGAAACAATATAAACGTTGGGGTGTTCCTGAAGCTGGGAAAGTGCGGATTTTATTACCCCAAAACTATAAAGGAACTACATCTTCATATTTTGCCATAGTTAGAGGCTCATCTTGGCATATGGGTGATGctaattttattaaaagtTTGGGTGATCATTTGGTATTGGCAGTAATTGGTGGATTTTTACTTggtttattgattttatttgtggaatatttgttttattcTTGGGTGATTTCAAGTCAATGCAAAAGATTAACGAGTAAACTTCTTAGTTTTACTTGGGCCATATTAATGGGGGTTTTAAGATTTTTCCATTTAGATAAACTTCTATCTAAGTGTGATTTTTGGAGTCGTTCGACAAAGTATGAAGAAATGCTTTTACCAAAAGATAgcaatgatttgaaaaatatcaacaacaataacaccAGCAATAACAACACTAATGGTGGTGACAGTAACAATAATGACAAGAGTGACTATAATAACAAcgataataacaacaataacattAACAACCACACTGGTAAAACTAgattatcatcaattttcaatattttgggTGGTAAAACAAAGgttaaaagaagaaatcgTAAAGATTCAAACTTGCCTATTGAAATTGACGTTTTGAGTAAACTTCTAGATGATACCGTGATAATAGACGCATCAACTACTGAAACCCCAACTAACCCTGTTTCTCCAACTCCATCACCAATTTCTCCAACCATTAATTCAAGGACTTCTAATAATGAACTTTTAATTCcaaccaataataataataataataataataataataatgataatactaataatgttaataatattaataatagaaCCACTTGCGATGATCAATCAACTTTACTTCCTTATTCGACTCGGTTGTCATCATCTTCCtcgtcgtcatcatcatctccTTCATCTTCTACTTCTTCATTGCCTAGTCATGAAActataatgaaattaaataatgatattgtttAA